In one Burkholderiales bacterium GJ-E10 genomic region, the following are encoded:
- a CDS encoding AAA ATPase central domain protein, producing the protein MGVEAAADPLQMPSSDEVKMARTTVVRVPDGRDFVESGFRKLGDVASEMASVDLLVPAMALESIRERKRQKKEEAAQALAATAPAAPAAAIIKKPARARARAVSVFSAKALERARHDWKEISDSPHPLLNQAARNDGFRSVPKIRPALKRLDVLQQEHANMRAVIETLRVDLALSSAMPRGDFRVRPILLVGDPGTGKTYFALKVAEALGVPMQKWSAALAQGGFQLTGSSSDWRNGKHGLILDVFAKDASAAPMFLFDEVDKIGSDDRYPVVPVLLDLLEQSTARIWRDEFFRMEFDVSRMIVLMTANSLDRVPAPLQSRVEVFHVQAPGPAQRTRMIEDEIERLNRKTRRRLEIDQAAVKALAMEAGDLRQTMRAVVDAFAAALMAGERVVVPIDPGQAGRDRGQRPAVH; encoded by the coding sequence GTGGGTGTCGAAGCAGCCGCCGATCCATTGCAAATGCCGTCATCCGACGAGGTGAAAATGGCCCGTACTACCGTAGTTCGTGTTCCCGATGGACGTGATTTCGTCGAGTCCGGTTTCAGAAAATTGGGGGATGTTGCCTCGGAGATGGCCAGCGTTGACCTGCTCGTGCCCGCGATGGCACTGGAAAGCATCCGCGAGCGGAAGCGGCAGAAAAAAGAGGAGGCCGCGCAGGCACTTGCTGCGACCGCGCCGGCCGCCCCTGCGGCGGCCATTATCAAGAAGCCTGCCAGGGCGCGGGCGCGCGCCGTATCGGTGTTCTCCGCGAAAGCGCTGGAGAGAGCCCGGCACGACTGGAAGGAAATTTCGGACAGCCCACACCCACTACTGAACCAAGCAGCCCGCAATGACGGCTTTCGTTCTGTGCCAAAGATCCGGCCAGCGTTGAAGCGTCTCGATGTATTGCAGCAGGAACATGCAAACATGCGTGCGGTCATCGAAACGCTGCGCGTCGACTTGGCGCTCTCGAGCGCAATGCCTCGAGGTGATTTTCGGGTTCGCCCGATTCTCCTGGTCGGCGATCCAGGTACAGGCAAGACCTACTTCGCGTTAAAAGTCGCCGAAGCCCTCGGCGTGCCGATGCAGAAGTGGTCTGCGGCCCTTGCGCAGGGAGGTTTCCAGCTCACAGGCAGCTCGTCGGACTGGCGAAACGGGAAACACGGTTTGATCCTCGACGTGTTCGCCAAGGACGCGAGCGCGGCGCCCATGTTCCTGTTCGATGAGGTCGACAAGATCGGAAGCGATGACCGCTATCCGGTTGTGCCTGTGTTGCTCGACCTTCTGGAACAAAGCACGGCGCGCATCTGGCGCGACGAGTTCTTCCGCATGGAGTTCGACGTCAGCCGCATGATCGTCCTGATGACGGCCAACAGTTTGGATCGGGTGCCCGCACCGCTTCAAAGCCGTGTCGAGGTTTTCCACGTGCAAGCCCCCGGGCCGGCGCAGCGAACGCGGATGATCGAGGACGAGATCGAGCGGTTGAACCGGAAGACACGGCGCCGGCTGGAAATCGATCAAGCGGCCGTCAAGGCTCTGGCGATGGAAGCCGGGGACCTCCGCCAAACCATGCGCGCGGTTGTGGATGCCTTCGCGGCGGCGCTGATGGCCGGGGAGCGCGTTGTCGTACCGATTGATCCCGGCCAAGCTGGCCGGGATCGAGGCCAGCGGCCAGCGGTCCATTAG
- a CDS encoding siderophore biosynthesis protein, IucA/IucC family — protein sequence MFRVFPKLVQKSLLNRAIPGARSLLAAAVDCVRSASAAPFARALADAMIGLALQWLVAFFRVCDGDAAAEAGRITPLTFAGNDTRP from the coding sequence ATGTTCCGGGTTTTCCCAAAGCTTGTCCAAAAATCCCTCCTGAACCGTGCGATTCCGGGGGCTCGGTCGCTGCTTGCTGCGGCGGTTGACTGCGTGCGGTCTGCGTCTGCTGCGCCATTCGCCAGGGCGCTCGCCGACGCGATGATCGGACTTGCGCTACAGTGGCTTGTCGCTTTTTTCAGGGTCTGCGACGGTGACGCAGCGGCCGAAGCCGGGCGCATTACCCCTCTGACGTTCGCAGGAAATGACACGCGGCCGTGA
- a CDS encoding putative thiol:disulfide interchange protein, whose protein sequence is MKAFAIGPLVLPYTWFTGMAALVLGLQVGQRVARRAGARDVAPHLFHVLLAGLLGARIAFVLRFWPAYLQSPWSIPDIRDGGWAPLAGVIVALGYALWLDRGIAGLRKPIVAGALAASCVGALGAGVVAALPSARGAALPDIRLPALAGGSVSLADFRGKPVVVNVWATWCPPCVRELPALVRAQAEHPEVRFVFVAQESAAQRVRAFLLSQHLAPRNVLLDADGAVAARFRSRALPTTLFFDARGRLAAARMGALSAATLAQRLERISGDAR, encoded by the coding sequence ATGAAGGCATTTGCAATCGGTCCGTTGGTATTGCCGTACACGTGGTTCACCGGGATGGCGGCGCTCGTGCTGGGCCTCCAGGTTGGGCAGCGCGTGGCGCGTCGGGCCGGTGCGCGCGATGTCGCCCCGCATCTGTTCCACGTCCTGCTGGCCGGGCTGCTCGGCGCGCGGATCGCGTTCGTCTTGCGGTTCTGGCCCGCCTACCTGCAATCTCCCTGGAGCATTCCGGACATCCGTGACGGCGGCTGGGCGCCGCTGGCCGGTGTCATCGTGGCCCTCGGTTATGCGCTCTGGCTGGATCGCGGCATCGCCGGCCTGCGCAAGCCGATCGTCGCCGGCGCGCTGGCGGCAAGCTGCGTCGGGGCCTTGGGCGCGGGGGTGGTTGCGGCGTTGCCGTCGGCGCGCGGTGCTGCGCTGCCGGACATTCGCCTGCCGGCGCTTGCCGGCGGCAGCGTGTCGCTTGCCGACTTTCGTGGCAAGCCGGTGGTCGTGAACGTATGGGCGACGTGGTGTCCGCCCTGCGTCCGCGAACTGCCGGCGCTGGTGCGCGCGCAGGCGGAACATCCGGAGGTCCGGTTCGTTTTCGTTGCGCAAGAGAGCGCCGCGCAGCGGGTACGCGCATTCCTGCTGTCGCAGCATCTGGCGCCCCGCAATGTCCTGCTCGACGCCGACGGCGCCGTGGCGGCGCGGTTCCGGTCGCGCGCGCTGCCGACGACCCTGTTCTTCGATGCCCGGGGCCGCTTGGCGGCGGCGCGGATGGGGGCGTTGTCGGCCGCGACCCTGGCGCAGCGTCTGGAGCGGATTTCGGGGGACGCGCGATGA
- a CDS encoding transcription elongation factor GreB, translating to MSKAFVKESAGDEEDEFEAPAIPVGAKNYMTTGGYWRLRRELTHLVNVARPEVVRTVSWAASNGDRSENGDYIYGKRRLREIDRRIRFLTKRLESAEVVDPAARGATDQVFFGAHVEYETSDGSRNAVTIVGVDEVDPARRRVSWISPIARALLKAREGDVVQFRTPAGTETIEILSVRYSSEDSDDESSAA from the coding sequence ATGAGCAAGGCGTTCGTGAAAGAGTCGGCCGGCGACGAGGAGGATGAATTCGAAGCGCCGGCGATCCCGGTCGGTGCCAAGAATTACATGACGACGGGCGGCTATTGGCGGTTGCGCCGGGAATTGACCCATCTCGTCAACGTCGCGCGGCCGGAGGTGGTGCGCACGGTGTCGTGGGCGGCGTCGAACGGCGACCGCTCGGAAAACGGCGACTACATCTATGGCAAGCGGCGCCTGCGCGAGATCGATCGCCGCATCCGCTTCCTGACCAAGCGGCTCGAATCGGCCGAGGTCGTCGACCCGGCGGCACGGGGCGCGACCGATCAGGTGTTCTTCGGAGCCCACGTCGAATATGAAACCAGCGACGGTTCGCGCAACGCGGTGACGATCGTCGGAGTGGATGAGGTCGACCCCGCGCGTCGACGCGTGAGCTGGATTTCGCCCATCGCGCGCGCCCTGCTCAAGGCGCGGGAAGGCGACGTGGTGCAGTTCCGCACCCCCGCGGGCACCGAGACGATCGAGATCCTCTCGGTGCGTTATTCCTCGGAGGATTCCGACGACGAGTCGTCGGCGGCCTGA
- a CDS encoding guanosine 3',5'-bis(diphosphate) 3'-pyrophosphohydrolase, which yields MTTTSPGDPAPAPVPPPAPAAPEGPEAQPKPAGFARRAAAALRKAGSAVWRTGADQATLDPRVVRFGELTETLKTYLSSSDIQKVREAFRFSDAAHLGQFRKSGEPYITHPVAVAGILAKWRMDVPAIQAALLHDVMEDSGVSKSDLVAKFGPVVADLVDGVSKLDRLNFASQAEAQAENFRKMLLAMAHDVRVILIKLADRLHNIRTLEAMDRGRQRRIARETLEIYVPIAHRLGLNEIYRELQEACFAHLYPMRHRVLEKAILTARGNRREVLEKIRVAVQETLTRNKLKAEVFGREKTLYGIYRKMAEKHLSLSEVLDIYGFRVIVGSVPECYLALGVLHGLYKPVPGKFKDYIAIPKLNGYQSLHTTLIGPFGQPVEFQIRTRDMNRIAESGVAAHWLYKENAKSFTEMQARTHEWLQSLIEIQQQTGDSAEFLETIKVDLFPDKVYVFTPKGKIVPLPRGATPVDFAYAIHTDIGNRCIAARINGDMQSLRSELHNGEIVEVIIGPTAQPNPGWLGFVRTGRARSEIRHFLRTMKRHESVELGQRLLAQAAHQFTFDLADVDAGQWNELLREAQAKDREDLLSDIGLGRRLAAVLARQLSIILFRGAPPAAGAGDAGESMTAFDAKSGGALQIEGTEGMALQFANCCTPIPGDEIIGQLRRDLGLIVHQADCSVAKRARRGEPERWIELRWAQNPIGVYAVNIDVRARNERGVLGYVAVAIAESESNIASVNVDDEDANDVTIHFKIQVHDRRHLARVVRTLRHIRQVTRVARTRQSPRAQAADDSSSESSEE from the coding sequence ATGACCACCACGTCGCCGGGCGACCCGGCCCCTGCCCCCGTACCGCCGCCCGCTCCCGCCGCGCCGGAAGGACCGGAGGCGCAGCCCAAGCCCGCCGGGTTCGCCCGCAGGGCCGCGGCGGCCCTGCGCAAGGCCGGGAGCGCGGTGTGGCGAACCGGTGCAGACCAGGCGACTCTCGATCCCCGCGTCGTACGTTTCGGCGAACTGACCGAGACGCTCAAGACCTACCTTTCCTCAAGCGACATCCAGAAAGTCCGCGAAGCCTTCCGCTTCTCGGACGCCGCGCACCTCGGCCAGTTTCGCAAGAGCGGCGAACCCTACATCACCCATCCGGTCGCCGTCGCGGGAATCCTTGCCAAATGGCGCATGGACGTCCCGGCGATCCAGGCCGCGCTGCTGCATGACGTCATGGAGGACTCCGGCGTATCGAAGTCGGATCTGGTCGCGAAGTTCGGCCCGGTGGTCGCCGACCTGGTCGATGGCGTGTCCAAGCTCGATCGCCTGAACTTCGCGAGCCAGGCCGAGGCGCAAGCGGAAAACTTCCGCAAGATGCTGCTGGCGATGGCGCACGACGTCCGCGTCATCCTCATCAAGCTCGCCGACCGCCTGCACAACATCCGCACGCTCGAGGCGATGGATCGGGGGCGCCAGCGGCGGATCGCCCGCGAAACGCTGGAAATCTACGTTCCGATCGCACACCGCCTCGGCTTGAACGAAATCTACCGCGAGCTGCAGGAGGCATGCTTCGCGCATCTCTACCCGATGCGCCACCGGGTGCTCGAAAAGGCGATCCTCACGGCCCGCGGCAACCGGCGCGAAGTGCTGGAAAAGATCCGCGTCGCCGTGCAGGAGACACTGACGCGCAACAAGCTCAAGGCCGAGGTATTCGGACGGGAGAAGACCCTCTACGGCATCTACCGCAAGATGGCCGAAAAGCACCTGTCGCTCTCCGAGGTGCTCGACATCTACGGCTTCCGCGTGATCGTCGGCTCGGTTCCCGAGTGCTACCTCGCCCTGGGCGTGCTGCACGGCCTCTACAAACCGGTTCCGGGGAAGTTCAAGGACTACATCGCGATCCCCAAACTCAACGGCTACCAGTCGCTGCATACGACCCTGATCGGGCCGTTCGGCCAGCCGGTCGAGTTCCAGATCCGCACGCGCGACATGAACCGCATTGCCGAATCGGGCGTCGCGGCACATTGGCTGTACAAGGAAAACGCCAAGAGTTTCACCGAGATGCAGGCGCGCACCCACGAATGGCTGCAGTCGCTCATCGAGATCCAGCAGCAGACGGGGGATTCCGCCGAATTTCTCGAAACGATCAAAGTGGACCTGTTCCCGGACAAGGTCTACGTCTTCACGCCCAAAGGGAAGATCGTGCCGTTGCCGCGCGGTGCAACCCCGGTCGATTTCGCCTATGCGATCCACACCGACATCGGCAACCGCTGCATCGCGGCGCGGATCAACGGCGACATGCAATCGCTGCGCAGCGAACTGCACAACGGCGAGATCGTGGAGGTCATCATCGGCCCGACGGCGCAGCCCAATCCCGGCTGGCTCGGCTTCGTGCGGACCGGGCGCGCCCGATCGGAAATCCGCCATTTCCTGCGGACGATGAAACGCCACGAGTCCGTCGAACTCGGCCAGCGGCTGTTGGCCCAGGCGGCGCACCAGTTCACGTTCGATCTAGCCGATGTGGATGCCGGCCAGTGGAACGAACTGCTGCGCGAGGCGCAGGCCAAAGATCGGGAAGACCTGCTGTCCGACATCGGCCTGGGCCGACGCCTGGCCGCCGTGCTTGCGCGGCAGTTGAGCATCATCCTGTTCCGCGGTGCCCCCCCGGCGGCGGGCGCCGGGGATGCCGGGGAATCGATGACGGCGTTCGACGCCAAGTCCGGCGGTGCGCTGCAGATCGAAGGCACCGAAGGCATGGCCCTGCAATTCGCCAACTGCTGCACGCCGATCCCGGGCGACGAAATCATCGGCCAGCTGCGGCGGGATCTGGGCCTGATCGTCCATCAGGCGGACTGCTCGGTTGCCAAACGGGCCCGCCGGGGCGAACCGGAGCGATGGATCGAACTGCGCTGGGCGCAGAACCCGATCGGCGTCTATGCGGTGAACATCGACGTGCGGGCGCGCAACGAGCGCGGCGTCCTGGGCTACGTCGCCGTGGCCATTGCCGAATCGGAGTCGAACATCGCCAGCGTGAATGTCGACGACGAGGACGCCAACGACGTCACCATCCACTTCAAGATCCAGGTCCACGACCGGCGCCACCTGGCCCGCGTCGTACGGACGCTGCGCCACATCCGCCAGGTGACGCGGGTTGCGCGCACCCGGCAATCGCCGAGGGCTCAGGCCGCCGACGACTCGTCGTCGGAATCCTCCGAGGAATAA
- a CDS encoding DNA-directed RNA polymerase subunit omega, whose product MARITVEDCLKQIPNRFQLVLAAAYRARQLSQGHTPRIETKDKPAVAALREIASGKVGLEMLRKVPT is encoded by the coding sequence ATGGCCCGCATCACCGTCGAAGATTGCCTCAAACAGATCCCGAACCGCTTCCAGCTCGTGCTTGCGGCAGCGTATCGCGCCCGCCAGCTTTCCCAGGGGCACACGCCCCGGATCGAGACCAAGGACAAGCCCGCCGTGGCGGCGCTGCGCGAAATCGCCTCCGGGAAGGTGGGGCTCGAAATGCTGCGCAAGGTTCCGACCTGA
- a CDS encoding two component LuxR family transcriptional regulator → MRHDRRLLKGWYTVAGSRKTILCIEDERETASLVQEDLAERGYEVILAYDGHAGMASILARQPDLVLCDVSMPGLSGFEVLEHLTAMAPRFSDMPFVFLTALTERENQLKGRQLGADDYVTKPIDFDVLAAIITARLARVARAGHWQRNVGLTAREAEVLTWSARGKTSDEIAQIVGLSKRTVDFHIDNARAKLGVATRIQAVVQAVTGKLIRP, encoded by the coding sequence TTGCGTCACGATCGCCGCCTGCTGAAAGGTTGGTACACCGTGGCCGGAAGCCGAAAAACGATCCTGTGCATCGAAGACGAACGCGAAACCGCGTCGCTCGTCCAGGAGGACCTTGCCGAACGCGGCTACGAAGTCATTCTGGCATACGACGGGCATGCCGGGATGGCGTCGATCCTGGCCCGCCAGCCGGACCTCGTGTTGTGCGATGTGAGCATGCCCGGCCTCTCCGGGTTCGAGGTCCTGGAGCATCTCACCGCCATGGCGCCGCGATTTTCGGACATGCCGTTCGTGTTTCTCACGGCGCTCACCGAGCGGGAGAACCAGCTCAAGGGCCGCCAACTCGGCGCCGACGACTATGTCACCAAACCGATCGACTTCGACGTGCTCGCGGCCATCATCACCGCACGGCTGGCACGCGTCGCGCGCGCCGGACACTGGCAGCGCAACGTCGGGCTCACCGCGCGCGAGGCCGAGGTGCTCACTTGGTCGGCGCGCGGCAAGACCTCGGACGAAATCGCCCAGATCGTCGGGCTGAGCAAGCGGACCGTGGACTTCCACATCGACAACGCCCGCGCCAAACTGGGCGTGGCGACGCGGATCCAGGCGGTGGTGCAGGCGGTCACGGGGAAGCTGATCCGGCCGTAG
- a CDS encoding ATP-binding region, ATPase-like protein, with the protein MTQRYSIRTRLSLALALLGLLALALGVFSVASLRTVDSASAQIRDRWLQSVRFLGDVTNYTSDFRGAEADRLLARTPADVTAADHAIANLDRIISVSRRNYESLPHSDTETELWRDFEGYWATYRSVADQEFALARRRRVREAETLYRSKSMTAYRAASDAVDLLTDRTVRSANEASDRADETFHQAFLWIGTAIAVAGLWVVLSIWHITRTVSGPILGLAGRMRDLAASRTDGEIEGTGRGDEIGEMARAVVVFRNNAIELMASQRGLEQQASMLAEKLEAERELAAMQRNFIAVASHEFRTPLTWIDGQAQRLLKMKGASDDEIFERAGKIRAAVQRITNVMDRLLNSSLLVEERGSLYFHPAPIDLAAILREVCQVYREIASGAKIAEDLSGLPPQIEGDARLLDQAFGNLLSNAIKYSPGGARVQVLGGVECGPEGAPTRVRVAVEDQGMGIPSEDREHLFERHFRGAMVKGIVGTGIGLYLAKMIVDMHGGEIRVESETGRGSRFTVILPIAQEGKAGRAMAGVESQ; encoded by the coding sequence GTGACGCAACGCTACTCCATCCGAACGCGGCTGTCGCTTGCCCTGGCCCTGCTCGGCCTGCTGGCGTTGGCGCTGGGGGTGTTCAGCGTGGCGAGCCTGCGGACGGTCGACTCGGCGTCGGCGCAAATCCGCGATCGATGGCTGCAGAGCGTGCGTTTTCTGGGCGACGTCACCAATTACACATCCGATTTCCGCGGTGCCGAGGCCGACCGGCTGCTTGCCCGAACCCCCGCCGATGTCACCGCCGCCGACCATGCCATCGCCAATCTGGATCGCATCATATCGGTTTCGCGGCGCAATTATGAGTCGCTTCCCCACAGCGACACCGAAACGGAGTTGTGGCGGGATTTCGAAGGGTACTGGGCGACATACCGGAGCGTGGCGGACCAGGAGTTCGCGTTGGCGCGGCGGCGGCGCGTGCGGGAGGCCGAGACGCTGTACCGATCGAAATCGATGACGGCGTACCGCGCGGCCAGTGACGCCGTGGATCTCCTTACCGACCGCACGGTCCGCAGCGCCAACGAGGCCAGCGACCGCGCGGACGAAACGTTTCATCAGGCGTTTCTCTGGATCGGGACCGCCATCGCCGTCGCGGGATTGTGGGTGGTTCTGTCGATATGGCACATCACGCGCACGGTGTCGGGGCCGATCCTCGGTCTGGCCGGTCGCATGCGAGACCTGGCGGCGAGCCGTACGGACGGCGAGATCGAGGGAACCGGTCGGGGCGACGAAATCGGCGAAATGGCGCGCGCCGTGGTGGTGTTCCGCAACAACGCGATCGAACTCATGGCGAGCCAGCGCGGGCTGGAACAGCAGGCATCGATGCTCGCCGAGAAATTGGAGGCCGAGCGGGAATTGGCGGCGATGCAGCGCAATTTCATCGCCGTCGCTTCGCACGAGTTCCGCACGCCGCTGACCTGGATCGATGGGCAGGCGCAGCGGCTGCTCAAGATGAAGGGAGCATCGGACGACGAGATTTTCGAGCGCGCCGGAAAGATCCGGGCTGCGGTGCAGCGGATCACGAACGTGATGGACCGGCTGCTGAACTCGTCGCTGTTGGTCGAGGAGCGCGGCAGCCTGTACTTCCATCCCGCGCCGATCGATCTGGCGGCGATCCTGCGCGAGGTGTGTCAGGTGTACCGGGAAATCGCGTCGGGGGCGAAGATCGCCGAGGACCTGTCGGGTCTGCCGCCGCAGATCGAGGGGGATGCCAGACTGCTGGATCAGGCGTTCGGGAACTTGTTGTCCAATGCGATCAAGTATTCTCCGGGCGGTGCGCGGGTGCAGGTCCTTGGTGGCGTGGAGTGCGGACCAGAAGGCGCCCCGACGCGGGTGCGGGTGGCGGTCGAGGATCAGGGTATGGGAATCCCTTCCGAGGATCGGGAGCATTTGTTCGAGCGCCATTTTCGCGGCGCAATGGTCAAAGGAATTGTCGGAACCGGGATCGGCCTGTACCTGGCGAAGATGATCGTCGACATGCACGGAGGCGAGATTCGGGTCGAGAGCGAGACGGGGCGCGGTTCCCGATTTACGGTGATCCTGCCGATCGCGCAGGAGGGGAAGGCCGGGCGGGCGATGGCAGGCGTGGAGTCGCAATGA
- a CDS encoding pyruvate kinase (Fragment), giving the protein MLAVGLAVAAAVAAADDNALPVVSRGECNSAVISRCREPLSDQPVVIDPAFPVGGITRRQWGNILNSIPDAGRIVIFGERLRGPGVHAVFTRNLGTERPEQITRKAPGGALCTTSTRSGSTYCSRSGNVMPGVEPPIVQTWSFHF; this is encoded by the coding sequence GTGCTGGCGGTCGGCCTGGCGGTCGCGGCGGCGGTTGCGGCGGCCGATGACAATGCGTTGCCGGTGGTGTCGCGCGGCGAGTGCAATTCGGCCGTGATTTCGCGCTGTCGTGAGCCGCTGTCGGATCAGCCGGTCGTGATCGATCCGGCGTTTCCGGTGGGCGGGATCACCCGCAGGCAATGGGGGAACATCCTGAATTCGATTCCCGATGCCGGGCGGATCGTGATTTTCGGCGAGCGCCTGCGCGGCCCCGGGGTGCATGCCGTGTTCACCCGCAATCTCGGGACGGAGCGGCCTGAGCAGATCACGCGCAAGGCTCCGGGAGGAGCCCTATGTACGACATCAACCCGTAGCGGCTCGACGTACTGCTCCCGCTCCGGGAACGTGATGCCGGGCGTCGAGCCGCCGATCGTGCAGACGTGGTCATTCCATTTTTGA